Genomic segment of Mycolicibacterium psychrotolerans:
TGGCCTCGCTGCACGGCCAGCGCGAACAGTCCCGCGGGCAGCACCGCCAGGCCGAGCGGCCCCAGCGACAGGTGATCGGTGTAGAACACGGCGATCACGGTGATGGCGAGCAGGTCGTCGACGACCGCGAGCGTCAGCAGGAAGGTGCGCAGCGCCGTGGGCAGATGGGTCGACAACACCGCCAGCACGGCCAGCGCGAAGGCGATGTCCGTCGCGATGGGGACGGCCCACCCGCCGAGGTTCTCCGGGCGGCCGGCGGCGAGATTCACGGCGATGAAGATGCCCGCCGGCACCAGCATCCCGCCGATGGCGGCGGCGATGGGCAGGGCCGCGCGGGCAGGGTCTCTCAGATCCCCGGCGACGAATTCGCGCTTGAGCTCGACGCCGACCACGAAGAAGAAGATCGCGAGCAGACCGTCGGCAGCCCACGCGGAGACACTGAGTTGAAGGTGTAACGCTTCGGGGCCGATCAGTCGGCCCGACAGCGCGTGGTAGGACTCCGACCAGGGCGAATTGGCCCATCCCAGCGCGAGACCCGCCGCGAACAGCAGCAACACGCCGCCCACGGTCTCCTTCCGGAGGATCCCGGCGAGCCGCTGCGCCTCGGTCCACGACCCCCGGCTGAGCAGCGACAGTTTGGTGGGGACGGGCTTGCCGGGGGCGGTCATGACCGTGCCCCGGAATCGGCGTCATGCCCGAAAGCCTTGCGCGACAACGCTGATGGTCGGCAGCGGGGACGCTTGAACAACACTGGAGAACAGAACACGGCACGCCTTTCACGGGTCGTCGATGACGTTGCCGACCCGTCTTCCCGGCGCACCTGACACCAATCTATACGGCGCGGATACCGCGCACCAGCCGAGACCGACGGCCATCAGCGGCCTCACCGCGTCGTATCGTGACCGTATGCACGCCGAGGACATCGCCGAGGAATTCCCGGTCGTCAGCATGGACTCGAACGCACTCGACGCGGCGCGCATGCTCGCCGAGCACCGACTCCCCGGCATCGTCGTCACCGACCCGTCCGGAAAACGTCTCGCGGTGTTGCCCGCGTCGCAGGTGGTGCGGTTCATCGTTCCGCAGTACGTGCAGGACGATCCGTCGCTCGCCGGGGTGCTCGACGAGTCGATGGCGGACCGGGTGGCCGACAAGCTCGCCAGCAAGACGGTCCGTGATGTGCTGCCCGACCACCTGCGCGACGTGCCCGCCGCCCGCGCCGACGACACGATCGTCGAGGTCGCCGCGAACATGGCACGGTGCAGGAGTCCGCTCGTGGCGGTGATGAAGGACGGCGTTCTGGTCGGGGTGATCACGGCGTCCCGTCTCCTGGAAGCGGCACTGAAGCATTGATCGACC
This window contains:
- the nhaA gene encoding Na+/H+ antiporter NhaA, which gives rise to MTAPGKPVPTKLSLLSRGSWTEAQRLAGILRKETVGGVLLLFAAGLALGWANSPWSESYHALSGRLIGPEALHLQLSVSAWAADGLLAIFFFVVGVELKREFVAGDLRDPARAALPIAAAIGGMLVPAGIFIAVNLAAGRPENLGGWAVPIATDIAFALAVLAVLSTHLPTALRTFLLTLAVVDDLLAITVIAVFYTDHLSLGPLGLAVLPAGLFALAVQRGHRQWWLLLPLAVVTWALVHASGVHATVAGVVLGFTVPVLGRFAAADRVEHVMRPISAGVAVPVFAFFAAGVTVGGWSGLGGSLIQPVTVGVIAGLVIGKPLGVWVTAYLLARFTHASLDDDLQWRDVLGVSLLAGIGFTVSLLIGELAFDYGSMTSADVKIGVLCGSVLAGALAAVVLLSRNAAYRRIHELETADDDADGVPDIYAPQASRDD
- a CDS encoding CBS domain-containing protein — encoded protein: MHAEDIAEEFPVVSMDSNALDAARMLAEHRLPGIVVTDPSGKRLAVLPASQVVRFIVPQYVQDDPSLAGVLDESMADRVADKLASKTVRDVLPDHLRDVPAARADDTIVEVAANMARCRSPLVAVMKDGVLVGVITASRLLEAALKH